The following proteins are encoded in a genomic region of Lactiplantibacillus plantarum:
- a CDS encoding D-alanine--D-alanine ligase family protein — translation METQKKIHVGMLFGGNSSEHDVSKRSAHNIYDAMDKNKYEIDLFLITKNGIVLSDAATRRVFDGEPEDQVVAEEMPKLDMSDPLAPIKNLTLAKDIDIFYPVVHGNLGEDGTLQGLFKLLKKPYVGSGVLASAASFDKDITKQILTHHHIQNTKYVVVTPENRDQMTYAYLQAHVGDHLFIKPANQGSSIGIHKAENEQEYLDGLADAFKYDYKILVEESIDNPREVECSILGNENPKASKLGAIDVPKTDTFYDYNNKFVDASGVTFELPVELPADLTKRIQQMSLDAFKALGLKGMARVDFLVSEDGEPYLGEINTLPGFTNISLYPKLWEVSGISYTALIDQLIQLGFDEFKRQSDIHYDFVALDAE, via the coding sequence ATGGAGACACAAAAAAAGATCCATGTTGGTATGTTGTTTGGTGGTAACTCTTCAGAACATGATGTTTCGAAGCGTTCAGCGCACAACATTTATGATGCCATGGACAAGAATAAGTACGAGATTGACTTGTTTTTAATCACGAAGAACGGGATTGTCTTGAGTGATGCTGCAACTCGGCGCGTATTTGATGGTGAACCAGAAGATCAAGTCGTCGCCGAAGAAATGCCAAAGTTGGACATGAGTGATCCATTAGCTCCCATCAAGAACCTGACACTGGCCAAAGATATTGATATCTTCTATCCAGTGGTTCATGGTAACTTAGGGGAAGATGGTACTTTACAAGGGCTGTTCAAGTTATTGAAAAAGCCGTATGTTGGTAGTGGTGTCTTAGCGTCGGCAGCTAGTTTTGATAAGGATATTACGAAGCAGATTTTAACGCATCATCATATTCAAAACACCAAGTACGTGGTGGTTACACCGGAAAACCGGGACCAAATGACGTACGCTTATTTACAAGCCCACGTGGGTGATCATTTATTCATTAAGCCAGCCAATCAAGGATCGTCGATTGGGATTCATAAAGCTGAGAATGAACAAGAATACTTGGATGGTTTGGCCGATGCGTTCAAATATGACTACAAGATTTTAGTTGAAGAATCGATTGACAATCCGCGTGAAGTGGAATGCTCGATCTTAGGCAATGAAAATCCTAAGGCATCTAAGCTTGGTGCCATTGATGTGCCGAAGACGGACACGTTCTACGACTATAATAATAAGTTCGTGGATGCAAGTGGTGTGACGTTCGAATTACCAGTCGAATTACCAGCTGATTTGACGAAACGGATTCAACAGATGTCGCTAGACGCGTTTAAAGCGCTTGGTCTAAAAGGAATGGCACGCGTCGATTTCTTAGTGTCTGAAGATGGTGAACCATACTTGGGTGAAATCAATACGTTACCTGGTTTTACTAACATTAGTTTATATCCAAAGCTATGGGAAGTTTCGGGCATTAGTTATACGGCGTTGATCGATCAATTGATCCAACTTGGTTTTGATGAATTCAAACGTCAATCTGATATTCACTATGATTTCGTTGCGTTAGACGCGGAATAA
- a CDS encoding zinc-binding alcohol dehydrogenase family protein codes for MQAKAVGLTQGLPVSDPNSLQDVTINVNQPRGRDILVAVLATAVNPIDTKQRQGQSPVTTPRILGFDAVAKVLAVGEAVTTIMTDDVVYYAGAVDRPGSDAQYQLVDERLVACAPKTWSPAQSAGLPLTTLTAWEALFEKLPFTAAADANLGQSVLIINGAGGVGSMAIQLAKWAGLQVITTTGKPETTEWVKRLGADIVLDYHQDLGSQLAAAGLQAVDHAILLHSTDQYLPLVTPLVRPLGTIVAVVTNQHPLPMALLKPKSLNFAWEFMFTKANYQLPSMATQGSILAQVAQLADAGVIVPTTKRTLAGINAANLRTAHTIVETGQMLGKIVLTAPFDA; via the coding sequence ATGCAGGCAAAAGCAGTTGGATTAACGCAAGGGTTGCCAGTGAGCGATCCGAATAGTTTACAAGATGTCACCATTAATGTAAATCAACCTCGTGGCCGTGATATCTTAGTAGCCGTCTTAGCAACCGCAGTCAATCCAATCGATACGAAGCAGCGGCAAGGTCAATCGCCAGTGACAACGCCGCGAATACTAGGTTTTGATGCCGTTGCTAAAGTGTTGGCGGTCGGTGAAGCAGTGACAACGATTATGACAGATGATGTCGTTTATTATGCTGGCGCCGTCGATCGGCCGGGGAGTGATGCTCAGTATCAATTGGTTGATGAACGGTTAGTTGCGTGTGCCCCGAAAACGTGGTCGCCGGCGCAGTCAGCTGGTCTGCCGCTAACGACACTGACAGCTTGGGAAGCATTGTTTGAAAAATTACCATTCACTGCAGCGGCTGACGCGAATCTTGGTCAGAGCGTCCTTATCATCAATGGTGCTGGTGGGGTTGGCTCGATGGCCATCCAGTTGGCAAAGTGGGCGGGTCTTCAAGTTATTACGACGACTGGTAAGCCAGAAACCACTGAATGGGTTAAGCGGTTAGGTGCTGATATCGTCTTAGATTACCATCAGGATCTGGGATCGCAATTAGCTGCGGCCGGTTTGCAGGCTGTCGATCATGCGATACTATTACACTCTACGGATCAATACTTGCCATTAGTGACACCGCTAGTCCGGCCACTTGGCACAATCGTCGCCGTAGTGACAAATCAGCACCCCTTGCCAATGGCGTTACTAAAGCCGAAAAGTTTGAATTTTGCTTGGGAGTTTATGTTTACGAAGGCTAACTATCAGTTGCCATCGATGGCGACGCAGGGGAGTATTCTGGCACAGGTAGCGCAACTGGCCGATGCCGGGGTGATTGTACCGACGACCAAGCGGACTTTAGCTGGAATTAATGCAGCAAATTTGCGAACTGCGCACACAATCGTAGAGACGGGGCAAATGTTGGGTAAGATTGTCTTGACTGCGCCATTTGACGCGTAA
- a CDS encoding DUF2785 domain-containing protein has product MQAEKLMQVKDAVLKLRQQLRSGQIYQSLPSRMATLIKQLPSTVTTTVTIPSDEEVLPLIATLHEQLKKGTLTAMSDDQIKLLMAHVGSLNPLVRDQGVYYLLNEALQQQVLTPEQLGDIFDQLIQDQMLFAHIDEPQNDAIYQRSFAILLLSVLLYADHAGLKFMTPARLDLVVEQMTVYILLEKDTRGFVGTTGWAHAYTHIGNILDELADESQLARADKLLLLAALIARYQKLTTPLIFGEPERLSTYLTLITNKHELYCDYLLTAMKDWHQQLMMHTRPASEAEWTQIFNRNRLLEALALHDDLPTAVVDYLDDELEFLG; this is encoded by the coding sequence ATGCAAGCAGAGAAATTGATGCAGGTTAAGGATGCAGTGTTAAAGTTAAGACAACAACTTCGATCGGGACAAATCTATCAGTCACTGCCCAGTCGAATGGCAACGCTGATTAAGCAGTTACCGAGTACCGTGACGACCACGGTAACGATTCCGAGCGACGAAGAGGTGCTTCCACTGATTGCAACACTTCATGAGCAGTTGAAGAAAGGCACGTTGACCGCGATGAGCGACGATCAAATCAAATTATTGATGGCACACGTTGGTTCGCTGAATCCGCTGGTTCGTGATCAAGGCGTCTACTATTTGTTAAACGAGGCATTACAGCAGCAGGTACTCACACCGGAACAGTTGGGCGATATTTTTGATCAGTTGATTCAAGATCAGATGTTATTTGCACACATCGATGAGCCGCAAAATGATGCCATTTATCAGCGGTCATTTGCGATACTATTACTGTCAGTGCTCTTGTATGCGGACCATGCGGGTCTCAAGTTTATGACACCCGCGCGGCTGGATCTAGTTGTTGAGCAAATGACAGTCTACATTTTACTCGAAAAGGATACTCGGGGGTTTGTGGGCACCACCGGTTGGGCGCATGCGTACACGCATATTGGCAATATCTTAGATGAACTGGCAGATGAGTCTCAACTCGCACGTGCGGATAAATTATTACTGTTGGCCGCATTGATTGCTCGTTATCAAAAGTTAACAACGCCGTTGATTTTTGGCGAGCCAGAACGACTATCGACTTATTTGACCTTGATTACAAACAAACATGAGCTTTATTGTGATTATTTGTTAACTGCGATGAAGGACTGGCATCAGCAGTTGATGATGCATACTCGTCCGGCTAGTGAAGCTGAATGGACGCAGATTTTCAATCGTAATCGATTATTGGAAGCACTTGCATTACACGATGATCTGCCAACGGCCGTCGTAGATTATTTGGATGATGAATTAGAATTTTTAGGTTAG
- a CDS encoding L-lactate dehydrogenase, with the protein MRKYGVIGLGQVGATVAYTLVQQGTVDELVLIDKNEALAKAQKLDLDDASPRLSSTTKIILNDYSALADAEVLIVASGNIGAIDMNSSKGRFGEYDLNQAIVREIAPKIVASGFKGILIDIMNPCDVMTDYLQRMTGFPRQRVFGTGTFLDTARMQKYVGQAAGTNGKNVAGYVYGEHGNSQFVAWSTVSVNGQPIKNFPGLNLDQLEEDARQGAFAVMAGKHYTNFAIATCGVRLAEAVSADAQLACPVSAFDPQYGTYVGMPAVIGKNGIESLIQLDLTTDERASLAASAKFIKSQVDVLPQA; encoded by the coding sequence ATGCGTAAATATGGTGTGATCGGGTTAGGCCAAGTCGGTGCGACAGTGGCTTATACGTTGGTTCAACAAGGAACCGTTGATGAATTAGTTTTAATCGATAAGAATGAGGCCTTGGCCAAGGCGCAAAAACTCGATTTAGACGACGCGTCACCTCGTCTAAGCTCAACCACTAAGATTATTTTAAACGATTATTCAGCTTTGGCCGATGCCGAAGTGTTGATCGTGGCTTCTGGCAATATTGGTGCCATTGATATGAATAGTTCCAAGGGTCGCTTTGGTGAGTATGATTTAAACCAAGCGATTGTACGGGAGATTGCGCCCAAGATTGTGGCATCTGGCTTCAAGGGTATTTTGATCGATATTATGAATCCGTGTGACGTCATGACGGATTATTTACAACGAATGACAGGTTTTCCACGGCAACGGGTTTTTGGTACGGGGACCTTCTTAGATACGGCGCGGATGCAAAAGTATGTCGGACAAGCAGCTGGTACGAATGGTAAAAATGTTGCGGGGTACGTATATGGCGAACACGGCAACTCACAATTTGTAGCTTGGTCAACGGTTAGCGTCAATGGGCAGCCTATCAAAAATTTCCCAGGTCTGAACCTTGATCAACTTGAAGAAGATGCAAGGCAAGGGGCATTTGCAGTCATGGCGGGTAAGCATTATACAAACTTTGCGATTGCTACTTGTGGTGTCCGATTGGCAGAAGCTGTCAGCGCGGATGCACAACTGGCTTGCCCAGTTTCAGCTTTTGATCCGCAATATGGGACATACGTTGGCATGCCTGCTGTGATTGGTAAAAACGGGATTGAATCATTAATTCAACTAGATCTGACCACTGATGAACGAGCGTCGTTAGCAGCGTCAGCGAAGTTTATCAAGTCGCAAGTGGACGTTTTACCGCAAGCATAA